The Gasterosteus aculeatus chromosome 17, fGasAcu3.hap1.1, whole genome shotgun sequence genome includes a window with the following:
- the necap2 gene encoding adaptin ear-binding coat-associated protein 2, whose product MADDNSYESMLCVKPEVHVYRIPPRASNRGYRAADWKLDEPAWSGRMKITAKGKLAYIKLEDKNTGELFAQAPVEQYPGCVVESVTDSSRYFVIRIEDGNGRHAFIGLGFADRGDSFDFNVALQDHFKWVKQEGELAKQEASESTAPKLDLRFKEGQTIKISIGQNIKKKEAGGAKSRPMAMGLLPPPPAGKVGGVIPPTVGQPTVSAVQTTADPASLLDFGSPGPSAPPSADVWGDFTSAGSNSSKDAVQSGWVQFS is encoded by the exons ATGGCAGACGACAACAGTTACGAGTCGATGCTGTGTGTAAAGCCCGAAGTCCACGTCTATCGGATCCCGCCGCGGGCTTCTAACCGCGGATATCG TGCTGCTGACTGGAAGCTGGATGAACCTGCATGGAGCGGGAGGATGAAAATCACTGCAAAGGGCAAGCTGGCCTACATTAAGTTAGAGGACAAAAACACAG GAGAGTTGTTTGCCCAAGCTCCAGTCGAACAGTATCCGGGTTGTGTTGTTGAATCAGTCACAGACTCCAGCAGGTACTTTGTGATCCGGATAGAAGATGGCAACG GACGTCATGCTTTTATCGGTCTTGGATTTGCTGATCGCGGAGACTCGTTTGACTTCAACGTAGCTTTACAAGATCACTTTAA GTGGGTGAAGCAAGAAGGTGAGCTCGCAAAACAGGAAGCTTCTGAGAGCACGGCGCCGAAGTTGGACCTCCGCTTCAAAGAGGGGCAGACGATAAAGATCAGCATTGGG CAAAACATCAAGAAGAAGGAAGCAGGTGGTGCCAAATCGCGGCCCATGGCTATGGGTCTACTTCCACCCCCACCCGCTGGAAAGGTTGGAGGTGTAATACCACCTACTGTGGGACAGCCGACAGTCTCCGCTGTACAGACTACCGCCg ATCCAGCCTCTCTTTTAGACTTCGGGTCCCCCGGCCCTTCAGCCCCACCCAGCGCCGACGTGTGGGGGGATTTCACATCTGCAGGCTCCAA CTCCAGTAAAGATGCTGTCCAATCAGGATGGGTGCAGTTTAGTTGA